A portion of the Streptomyces sp. NBC_00376 genome contains these proteins:
- a CDS encoding site-specific integrase, protein MASIKKRPNGKYRARYRDAAGREHARHFARKVDAQRWLDEETASLVTGQYVDPKARKVTVDEWCDRWLAGYAAKRTSTVRQAKVHLARIRKEFGPLPVGSIKPSMVKSWLARLAKEGRKPSYIFALHNRLSQVMTDAVHDGIVSSNPCSRRTSPGGGKPRPYVATTEQVWQLYEAFGEKYQLAVLLGAFAGLRVGEVCGLRRTDVEFDVREIRPAVQYPAEPLKTEMSQEFIPIPDALVDALPRPAADGPVTVLAHDAGEQVSTWAIERRIRAVRGDVPGLPADFRFHDLRHYYASLLIASGADVKVVQHRLRHSSAKTTLDTYGHLWPDSDESTRSAVEAVMAGKIKKAADPSRTGEGSAVRTYSSEAD, encoded by the coding sequence ATGGCGAGCATCAAGAAGCGCCCGAACGGCAAGTATCGGGCGCGGTATCGGGATGCCGCTGGCCGTGAGCATGCCCGCCACTTCGCCAGGAAAGTCGACGCGCAGCGCTGGCTCGACGAGGAGACGGCGAGCCTGGTCACCGGGCAATATGTCGACCCCAAGGCGCGGAAGGTCACGGTTGATGAGTGGTGTGACCGGTGGCTCGCTGGCTATGCGGCAAAGCGCACGTCGACGGTTCGACAGGCGAAAGTGCACCTGGCCCGCATCCGCAAGGAGTTCGGGCCCCTGCCAGTCGGCAGCATCAAGCCCAGCATGGTGAAGTCATGGCTGGCCCGTCTGGCGAAGGAGGGGCGCAAGCCGTCGTACATCTTCGCCCTGCACAACCGGCTGTCCCAGGTGATGACGGACGCCGTACACGACGGCATCGTGTCGTCGAACCCGTGCTCGCGGCGCACCAGCCCTGGTGGAGGGAAGCCGCGGCCCTACGTCGCGACCACCGAGCAGGTATGGCAGCTGTATGAGGCGTTTGGCGAGAAGTACCAGCTGGCCGTTCTCCTCGGCGCGTTCGCCGGCCTGCGCGTGGGAGAGGTCTGCGGGCTCCGGCGTACCGACGTCGAGTTCGACGTTCGGGAGATCCGTCCTGCGGTGCAGTACCCGGCCGAGCCGCTGAAGACGGAGATGAGCCAGGAGTTCATCCCCATTCCCGATGCGCTCGTGGACGCACTGCCGCGCCCTGCTGCTGACGGCCCGGTCACCGTGCTGGCCCACGACGCCGGCGAGCAGGTGAGCACGTGGGCAATCGAACGGCGGATACGAGCGGTCCGCGGCGACGTGCCGGGACTCCCTGCCGACTTCCGATTCCACGACCTGCGGCACTACTACGCCTCGTTGCTGATCGCGTCGGGTGCCGATGTGAAGGTGGTGCAGCACCGGCTCCGGCATTCGTCCGCGAAGACGACGCTGGATACATACGGTCACCTGTGGCCGGACTCGGATGAGTCCACGCGGAGTGCCGTCGAGGCGGTCATGGCAGGCAAGATCAAAAAAGCTGCGGACCCCTCGCGGACTGGCGAGGGGTCCGCAGTGCGAACCTACAGCTCAGAAGCTGATTGA
- the lipA gene encoding lipoyl synthase, with amino-acid sequence MSAVAPDGRKMLRLEVRNSQTPIERKPEWIKTRAKMGPEYNQLQKLVKSEGLHTVCQEAGCPNIFECWEDREATFLIGGDQCTRRCDFCQIDTGKPQALDRDEPRRVGESVVTMDLNYATITGVARDDLEDGGAWLYAETVRQIHALTAEREAGRTKVELLIPDFNAEPEQLAEVFSSRPEVLAHNVETVPRIFKRIRPGFRYERSLEVITRAREAGLVTKSNLILGMGETREEVSEALQDLYDAGCELITITQYLRPSVRHHPVERWVKPQEFVELKEEADEIGYSGVMSGPLVRSSYRAGRLFQQAIERRGATAAAPAV; translated from the coding sequence GTGTCCGCTGTCGCACCCGACGGGCGCAAGATGCTGCGCCTTGAGGTCCGGAACAGCCAGACCCCCATCGAGCGCAAGCCCGAGTGGATCAAAACCCGGGCGAAGATGGGCCCCGAATACAACCAGCTGCAGAAACTCGTGAAGAGCGAGGGTCTGCACACGGTGTGCCAGGAGGCCGGCTGCCCCAACATCTTCGAGTGCTGGGAGGATCGCGAGGCCACCTTCCTCATCGGAGGTGACCAATGCACCCGGCGCTGTGACTTCTGCCAGATCGACACGGGCAAGCCGCAGGCGCTGGACCGGGACGAGCCCCGCCGCGTCGGCGAGTCCGTCGTCACGATGGACCTGAACTACGCCACCATCACCGGCGTCGCCCGCGACGACCTGGAGGACGGCGGTGCCTGGCTGTACGCGGAGACCGTGCGCCAGATCCACGCGCTGACCGCGGAGCGGGAGGCCGGCCGTACCAAGGTCGAGCTGCTGATCCCCGACTTCAACGCGGAGCCCGAGCAGCTCGCCGAGGTCTTCTCCTCGCGCCCCGAGGTGCTCGCGCACAACGTCGAGACGGTGCCGCGGATCTTCAAGCGGATCCGCCCCGGCTTCCGTTACGAGCGCTCCCTGGAGGTCATCACGCGGGCCCGTGAGGCCGGTCTGGTGACCAAGTCCAACCTGATCCTCGGCATGGGCGAGACCCGCGAGGAGGTCAGCGAGGCGCTCCAGGACCTGTACGACGCGGGTTGCGAGCTCATCACGATCACGCAGTACCTGCGGCCGTCCGTGCGCCACCACCCGGTCGAGCGCTGGGTGAAGCCGCAGGAGTTCGTGGAGCTGAAGGAGGAGGCCGACGAGATCGGCTACTCCGGCGTGATGTCCGGGCCGCTGGTCCGTTCCTCGTACCGCGCGGGCCGTCTTTTCCAGCAGGCGATCGAGCGTCGCGGCGCGACCGCCGCGGCGCCCGCCGTGTGA
- a CDS encoding RDD family protein yields the protein MDNRQAIGSWLSGPRAAAEEMGADFGHRGKRLGLPEHGPGSVAPLGRRFGAVLIDWALCLLIAYGLFARGDQQAAGNWALGIFLVLSVLTVGTIGCTPGKRLLGIRVVSENGGRLTLGRVVVRSVLLCLAIPALVWDRDGRGLHDRLARAVQVRI from the coding sequence GTGGACAACAGGCAAGCAATCGGATCGTGGCTCTCCGGGCCGCGCGCGGCCGCCGAGGAGATGGGGGCCGACTTCGGCCACCGGGGCAAGCGACTCGGCCTGCCCGAACACGGGCCGGGTTCCGTGGCGCCGCTCGGCCGGCGGTTCGGCGCGGTCCTCATCGACTGGGCCCTGTGCCTGCTGATCGCATACGGGCTGTTCGCCCGCGGTGACCAGCAGGCGGCCGGAAACTGGGCACTGGGCATCTTCCTGGTGCTGAGCGTGCTCACCGTCGGGACCATCGGCTGTACGCCGGGCAAGCGCCTCCTGGGCATCAGGGTCGTCTCCGAGAACGGTGGCCGGCTCACCCTCGGGCGGGTGGTCGTCCGCAGCGTGCTGCTGTGCCTGGCGATCCCGGCCCTGGTCTGGGACCGCGACGGCCGCGGCCTGCACGACCGGCTGGCCCGCGCCGTCCAGGTCCGTATCTAG
- a CDS encoding DUF4191 domain-containing protein — protein MARKANTEGADSAENAGRLKQIALTYKMARRSDPKVGLVVAGVGIVTFGVLLGVGFLIGHPIYLGILGFVLALLAMAIVFGRRAERAAFGQMEGQPGAAAAVLDRVGRGWTTTPAVAMNRSQDVVHRAVGKAGIVLVGEGNPNRVKLLLAAEKKKMARILVDVPVHDIIVGNDEGQVPLKKVRTKMLKMPRVLTGPQVTAANDRLRAMGDLMSNMPLPKGPMPKGMRMPRGGKMR, from the coding sequence ATGGCGAGGAAGGCAAACACTGAAGGCGCGGACAGCGCCGAGAACGCGGGGCGGCTCAAGCAGATCGCCCTGACCTACAAGATGGCCAGGCGGTCCGACCCGAAGGTCGGTCTTGTCGTCGCGGGCGTGGGAATTGTCACCTTCGGTGTCCTCCTCGGGGTCGGCTTCCTGATCGGCCACCCGATCTATCTGGGCATCCTGGGCTTCGTGCTGGCCCTCCTCGCGATGGCGATCGTCTTCGGACGGCGTGCCGAGCGTGCCGCCTTCGGGCAGATGGAGGGGCAGCCGGGCGCCGCGGCGGCGGTGCTGGACCGCGTGGGCCGCGGCTGGACGACGACACCCGCGGTCGCGATGAACCGCAGCCAGGACGTCGTGCACCGCGCCGTGGGCAAGGCGGGCATCGTGCTGGTCGGCGAGGGCAACCCGAACCGCGTGAAGCTGCTGCTCGCGGCCGAGAAGAAGAAGATGGCGCGCATCCTGGTCGACGTACCGGTGCACGACATCATCGTCGGCAACGACGAGGGCCAGGTGCCCCTGAAGAAGGTGCGCACCAAGATGCTCAAGATGCCGCGCGTGCTCACCGGCCCGCAGGTGACGGCCGCGAACGACCGGCTGCGCGCGATGGGCGACCTGATGAGCAACATGCCGCTGCCCAAGGGCCCGATGCCGAAGGGCATGCGGATGCCGCGCGGCGGAAAGATGCGCTGA
- a CDS encoding TIGR01777 family oxidoreductase — translation MPHSRIAVTGASGLIGAALVRSLRADGHEVVRLVRHPARAGDEVEWDPKRGYVDVAGLVGCDAVVHLAGAGVGDHRWTATYKREIRDSRVLGTAAIAEAVASLDVPPKVLLSGSAIGYYGDTGDRAVDESAPAGEGFLPSVCVEWEAATAPAEEAGVRTVHARTGLVVGREGGAWGRLFPLFRAGLGGRLGDGRQYWSFIALHDEVAALRHILDTESLSGPVNLTGPDPVTNREVTAAMGRVLHRPTLFTAPAPALRIALGDFAEDVLASQRVLPGQLLDSGFVFAFPGIDAAIRAALR, via the coding sequence ATGCCGCACTCCCGAATCGCTGTCACCGGAGCATCAGGACTCATCGGAGCGGCGCTGGTGCGCTCGCTGCGGGCCGACGGGCACGAGGTGGTGCGCCTGGTGCGGCACCCCGCGCGGGCCGGCGACGAGGTGGAGTGGGATCCGAAGCGGGGATACGTCGACGTGGCGGGCCTGGTGGGCTGCGACGCCGTCGTCCACCTCGCCGGGGCCGGGGTCGGCGACCACCGCTGGACCGCCACGTACAAGCGGGAGATCCGGGACAGCCGGGTGCTGGGCACAGCGGCGATCGCGGAGGCGGTCGCCTCGCTGGACGTGCCGCCGAAGGTTCTGCTGTCCGGGTCCGCGATCGGCTACTACGGCGACACCGGGGACCGCGCCGTCGACGAGAGCGCCCCGGCCGGCGAGGGATTCCTGCCGTCCGTCTGCGTGGAGTGGGAGGCGGCCACGGCCCCCGCCGAGGAGGCGGGGGTACGGACGGTGCACGCGCGCACCGGTCTGGTCGTCGGCCGCGAGGGCGGCGCCTGGGGCCGGCTCTTCCCGCTGTTCCGGGCGGGGCTCGGCGGCCGGCTGGGCGACGGGCGCCAGTACTGGAGCTTCATCGCACTGCACGACGAGGTCGCGGCGCTGCGCCACATCCTGGACACGGAGTCGCTCTCGGGCCCGGTGAATCTGACCGGCCCCGACCCCGTCACCAACCGCGAGGTGACGGCCGCGATGGGGCGGGTGCTGCACCGCCCCACGCTCTTCACCGCACCGGCACCGGCGTTGCGGATCGCCCTGGGGGACTTCGCCGAGGACGTGCTGGCCAGCCAGCGGGTGCTGCCGGGTCAACTGCTGGACTCGGGCTTCGTGTTCGCCTTCCCGGGAATCGATGCGGCGATCCGCGCGGCACTGCGCTGA
- the lipB gene encoding lipoyl(octanoyl) transferase LipB — protein MAELRFVRLGFGEEAVDYQEAWQKQREVHAARFEDTVPDTCLLLEHPPVYTAGRRTTDSERPLDGTPVIDVDRGGKITWHGPGQLVGYPIQKLPRPVDVVAHVRRLEDALIRTAAEFGVETTRVEGRSGVWVLGDPVEDRPAIGGLSLDFDPRLHDEEFDARLNGPEYAPSNAGQRREDRKLAAIGIRVAKGVTMHGFSFNVNPDNTWFDRIVPCGIRDAGVTSLAYELGRDITIADVLPVVEKHLRDVLENAELAPRAVERPTDAVATA, from the coding sequence GTGGCTGAGCTTCGGTTCGTCCGGCTGGGATTCGGCGAGGAAGCCGTCGACTACCAGGAGGCCTGGCAGAAGCAGCGCGAGGTGCACGCGGCCAGATTCGAGGACACCGTCCCCGACACCTGCCTGCTGCTGGAGCACCCGCCCGTCTACACGGCCGGACGGCGCACGACCGACAGCGAGCGCCCACTGGACGGCACCCCCGTCATCGACGTGGACCGCGGCGGCAAGATCACCTGGCACGGTCCCGGTCAGCTGGTCGGCTACCCGATCCAGAAGCTGCCCCGCCCGGTGGACGTCGTCGCGCACGTCCGGCGGCTGGAGGACGCGCTGATCCGTACCGCCGCCGAGTTCGGCGTGGAGACCACCCGGGTCGAGGGCCGCAGCGGCGTCTGGGTGCTCGGCGACCCGGTCGAGGACCGCCCGGCGATCGGTGGACTCTCGCTCGACTTCGACCCGCGGCTGCACGACGAGGAGTTCGACGCCCGGCTGAACGGCCCCGAGTACGCCCCGTCCAACGCCGGCCAGCGCCGCGAGGACCGCAAGCTGGCGGCGATCGGCATCCGGGTGGCCAAGGGCGTCACCATGCACGGCTTCTCCTTCAACGTGAACCCGGACAACACCTGGTTCGACCGGATCGTGCCGTGCGGCATCCGGGACGCGGGCGTCACCTCACTGGCGTACGAGCTGGGCCGCGACATCACCATCGCGGACGTGCTCCCGGTCGTGGAGAAGCACCTGAGGGACGTCCTGGAGAACGCCGAGCTCGCCCCGCGCGCAGTCGAGCGCCCGACCGATGCCGTGGCCACGGCGTGA
- a CDS encoding NAD(P)/FAD-dependent oxidoreductase, translated as MLSTAHHADVVIIGAGIAGLSAAHRLTSAGVSVSVLEAGPRVGGRMTTTDLDGFRLDHLGPLLSTSYPALRTTPGLEGLVLRNFAPGVLVHSEGRQYRTGDVRGARGAFKAARALASAPRPPMGGPIDQARLGAALTRLAATPSARILARPEQTALAALSHRGLPARTVNGFLRPLLSALLSDPELGTSSRCADLALRGYASGRLCVPEGGAATLPELLAAALPPGTVRTGVHVTAADITSVRTKEHGELGCRSLLLATGAGAAAELLPGLRVPPFHPVTVLHHTAPAPPPTGAALLLDADRSGPVAHTAVMSAVDPSRAPRGRTLISSTVLGTPPPDLDRAVRSHLAALYGTPTDDWELLAAHHDPEAVPAMPAPHDPRRPVRLLAGLYVCGDHRDTSTVQGALFSGHRAAEAILTDLGVRPGSGTALPEAA; from the coding sequence GTGCTCAGCACGGCACACCACGCGGACGTCGTCATCATCGGGGCCGGGATCGCCGGCCTGTCAGCCGCCCACCGACTGACCAGTGCAGGGGTAAGCGTCAGCGTCCTGGAGGCCGGCCCCCGGGTCGGCGGCCGGATGACCACCACCGACCTGGACGGCTTCCGGCTCGACCATCTCGGCCCACTGCTGAGCACCTCCTACCCGGCCCTTCGCACGACGCCCGGCCTCGAAGGACTGGTGCTGCGCAACTTCGCCCCGGGCGTCCTCGTCCACAGCGAGGGCCGTCAGTACCGGACCGGCGATGTGCGGGGCGCGCGGGGCGCATTCAAGGCAGCGCGCGCCCTGGCAAGCGCCCCCCGGCCACCGATGGGCGGGCCGATCGACCAGGCCCGGCTGGGCGCCGCCCTGACCCGGCTCGCCGCCACCCCGTCCGCCCGCATCCTGGCCCGGCCCGAACAGACCGCGCTCGCCGCCCTGTCCCACCGCGGCCTGCCCGCACGCACGGTCAACGGCTTCCTCCGCCCGCTGCTCTCCGCGCTGCTCAGCGACCCGGAGCTCGGCACGTCCAGCCGGTGCGCCGATCTGGCCCTGCGCGGCTACGCGAGCGGCAGGCTGTGCGTGCCCGAGGGCGGCGCGGCGACGCTGCCCGAACTCCTCGCGGCGGCGCTGCCGCCAGGCACCGTACGCACCGGGGTGCATGTCACGGCCGCCGACATCACCTCGGTCCGCACCAAGGAGCACGGCGAACTGGGCTGCCGTTCCCTGCTGCTGGCGACCGGTGCGGGCGCCGCCGCCGAGCTGCTGCCGGGTCTTCGGGTGCCGCCCTTCCATCCCGTGACGGTCCTTCACCACACCGCCCCCGCTCCCCCGCCGACCGGCGCCGCGCTGCTGCTGGACGCCGACCGCTCGGGCCCGGTCGCGCACACCGCGGTGATGAGCGCGGTCGACCCCTCGCGCGCCCCGCGCGGCCGTACGCTGATCAGCTCGACGGTGCTCGGCACCCCGCCGCCCGACCTGGACCGCGCGGTCCGCTCCCATCTCGCCGCGCTGTACGGCACTCCCACCGACGACTGGGAGCTGCTGGCCGCCCACCACGATCCGGAGGCGGTCCCCGCGATGCCCGCCCCGCACGATCCGCGCCGCCCGGTGCGGCTGCTGGCCGGCCTGTACGTGTGCGGCGACCACCGCGACACGAGCACGGTCCAGGGGGCCCTGTTCTCGGGCCACCGTGCGGCCGAGGCGATCCTCACCGACCTGGGTGTACGGCCGGGGAGCGGGACGGCGCTGCCCGAGGCCGCGTAG
- a CDS encoding regulator encodes MSERPPQRTPNRRLASLITEAGFSNAGLARRVDQLGLEHGLDLRYDKTSVTRWLRGQQPRGTTPALIAEVFTRRLGRRLSAQDLGLDACAPVYAGLEFAATPAEAVDIVSGLWRKDSGSHAELRKIAFTPAGLVVPSRDWLIGRADEWVGRGSEPAPQTHGGTGGDHGADGITRPAGAAETGVPVRPGGPGAARGGPYGAHGGSPAHGAGGRGGARGPVPSRPSGPGAPPGSPTAPTVPAPLGAGLPGAPGVPRQRQSERVPGQRVSGGDVAALRSVGELFRALDNTYGGGHARQALVRYLEHETEPMLRGTYGEATGRRLFAAAADLTRLAGWTSYDIAAHGLAQRYFVQALRLAQAAGDRAYGSYVLITMSRQAVYLGHGREAVQLARVAQQGIGSSAPPVVQALLHAVEARGHGVLGEARPCTASLARAEHALEIARSGDEVPHWARYFDEAQLADEFGHCHRDLQQYRAAAQHAERSLQLRSPAYARSRLFCRVVLASARLGLGELDQACALGAEAAQQATEMRSVRATEYVRDFERRLEPYRDAAAVRGYRDRVAALG; translated from the coding sequence ATGTCGGAACGACCTCCGCAGCGCACCCCCAACCGCCGACTCGCCTCGCTCATCACGGAGGCCGGCTTCTCCAACGCCGGCCTCGCCCGCAGGGTGGACCAACTCGGCCTGGAGCACGGCCTCGACCTGCGGTACGACAAGACCTCCGTGACCCGCTGGCTGCGCGGCCAGCAGCCCCGCGGGACCACCCCCGCGCTGATCGCCGAGGTCTTCACCCGGCGGCTCGGGCGCCGTCTCTCCGCACAGGACCTGGGCCTCGACGCCTGCGCCCCGGTCTACGCGGGCCTGGAGTTCGCGGCCACGCCCGCGGAGGCGGTCGACATCGTCAGCGGGCTGTGGCGGAAGGACTCGGGCAGCCATGCGGAGCTGCGCAAGATCGCCTTCACCCCGGCCGGGCTCGTCGTCCCCAGCCGGGACTGGCTGATCGGACGGGCCGACGAGTGGGTGGGGCGGGGGAGCGAGCCCGCGCCCCAGACGCACGGCGGGACCGGCGGGGACCACGGGGCCGATGGGATCACGAGGCCCGCGGGGGCCGCCGAGACCGGGGTCCCCGTGCGGCCCGGTGGTCCCGGCGCGGCGCGCGGCGGCCCGTACGGGGCGCACGGCGGGAGCCCGGCGCACGGCGCCGGTGGCCGGGGCGGCGCCCGCGGACCCGTCCCCTCCCGGCCCTCCGGTCCAGGCGCCCCACCGGGATCCCCCACCGCTCCGACGGTTCCGGCCCCGCTGGGCGCGGGGCTGCCGGGCGCCCCCGGCGTCCCGCGGCAACGGCAGTCCGAACGCGTCCCCGGCCAGCGGGTCAGCGGCGGCGACGTCGCCGCCCTGCGCTCGGTCGGCGAGCTCTTCCGCGCCCTCGACAACACCTACGGCGGTGGCCACGCCCGCCAGGCCCTCGTCCGGTACCTGGAGCACGAGACGGAGCCCATGCTCCGCGGCACGTACGGGGAGGCCACCGGGCGCCGGCTCTTCGCCGCCGCCGCCGATCTGACCCGGCTGGCGGGCTGGACCTCGTACGACATCGCGGCCCACGGCCTGGCCCAGCGGTACTTCGTCCAGGCGCTGCGGCTGGCCCAGGCCGCCGGGGACCGCGCGTACGGCAGCTACGTGCTGATCACCATGAGCCGGCAGGCGGTCTACCTCGGCCACGGCAGGGAGGCCGTGCAGCTGGCCCGGGTGGCCCAGCAGGGCATCGGCTCCTCGGCGCCGCCCGTCGTCCAGGCCCTGCTGCACGCCGTCGAGGCGCGCGGCCACGGGGTGCTCGGCGAGGCCAGGCCCTGCACCGCCTCGCTGGCACGGGCGGAACACGCGCTGGAGATCGCCCGGTCGGGCGACGAGGTACCGCACTGGGCGCGGTACTTCGACGAGGCCCAGCTCGCCGACGAGTTCGGGCACTGCCACCGGGACCTCCAGCAGTACCGGGCCGCGGCGCAGCACGCGGAGCGCTCCCTCCAGCTGCGCTCCCCGGCGTACGCCCGCAGCCGATTGTTCTGCCGGGTGGTGCTGGCCTCCGCCCGGCTCGGGCTCGGCGAGCTCGACCAGGCGTGCGCGCTCGGTGCCGAGGCCGCCCAGCAGGCCACGGAGATGCGGTCGGTGCGGGCGACGGAGTACGTGCGGGACTTCGAACGGCGCCTGGAGCCGTACCGGGACGCCGCCGCGGTACGCGGCTACCGCGACCGGGTCGCCGCGCTCGGCTGA
- a CDS encoding SCO2195 family GlnR-regulated protein codes for MQAVPVRATAIPSVTDALRAVESLFLGGGQRTARRNAWTAVLEDRRRAKDRVEAEYVLEAAADHRS; via the coding sequence ATGCAGGCCGTGCCGGTACGCGCCACCGCCATCCCTTCCGTCACCGATGCCCTCCGTGCCGTCGAGTCGCTGTTCCTGGGCGGCGGCCAGCGCACCGCCCGCCGCAACGCCTGGACCGCCGTCCTGGAGGACCGGCGCCGGGCCAAGGACCGGGTCGAGGCCGAGTACGTACTGGAGGCCGCGGCCGACCACCGTTCCTAG
- a CDS encoding helix-turn-helix domain-containing protein, which produces MTDGPTETIASKVKDFRVSKGLTKQELGERLTDLGIPWNRFTVSGLESGKRQNVTVVEWLALARVLDVPPLALMLPLGEADRVEVIPGEAIHPDLARKWIIGEEQAVNAERQTVGDSAFWLQHSAPLRLYGRLNVAQATVHQADSDLRVAERVGRPEGTSAAREKQIRALRLLADVLDGMLAARVGVPALPARWLDQMAELGMLEHAASLPRMEQ; this is translated from the coding sequence ATGACTGACGGGCCTACCGAGACCATCGCGAGCAAGGTGAAAGACTTCCGGGTGAGCAAGGGCCTGACCAAGCAGGAGCTCGGCGAGAGGCTGACAGATCTAGGTATCCCCTGGAACCGCTTTACGGTCAGCGGGCTGGAGAGCGGCAAGCGGCAGAACGTAACAGTGGTCGAGTGGTTGGCCCTCGCGCGCGTGCTCGACGTGCCGCCCCTGGCGTTGATGCTCCCCCTTGGAGAGGCTGACCGGGTCGAGGTCATTCCGGGTGAGGCAATCCATCCTGACCTCGCTCGCAAGTGGATCATTGGCGAGGAGCAGGCAGTCAACGCCGAGCGGCAGACGGTGGGGGACTCGGCTTTCTGGCTTCAGCACTCGGCTCCGCTACGCCTCTACGGTCGACTCAACGTTGCCCAAGCAACGGTGCACCAAGCTGACTCTGACCTCCGTGTCGCCGAACGCGTCGGCCGCCCGGAAGGTACTTCAGCGGCTCGGGAGAAGCAGATCCGGGCCCTCCGGCTCCTGGCGGATGTCCTCGACGGCATGCTCGCTGCGCGGGTAGGGGTTCCGGCCCTGCCTGCCCGGTGGCTGGACCAGATGGCCGAGTTGGGGATGCTGGAGCATGCGGCGTCTCTGCCGCGGATGGAGCAGTAA
- the glnA gene encoding type I glutamate--ammonia ligase — MFQNADDAKKYIADNDVKFIDVRFCDLPGVMQHVTVPAATFDPADELAFDGSSIRGFQAIHESDMALRADLSTARLDPFRRDKTVNINFFIHDPITGEQYSRDPRNVAKKAEAYLASTGIADTAYFGPEAEFYVFDNVRFQTSANESFYHIDSEAGAWNTGAVENNRGYKVRYKGGYFPVPPVDHFADLRAEMSLELENSGLQIERQHHEVGTAGQAEINYKFNTLLAAADDLMLFKYIVKNVAWRNGKTATFMPKPIFGDNGSGMHVHQSLWAGGDPLFYDEQGYAGLSDMARYYIGGILKHAPSLLAFTNPTVNSYHRLVPGFEAPVNMVYSQRNRSAAMRIPITGSNPKAKRVEFRAPDPSSNPYLAFSALLMAGLDGIKNKIEPAEPIDKDLYELAPEEHANVQQVPTSLPAVLDALEADNEYLQAGGVFTSDLIETWIDYKRTNEIAPIQLRPHPHEFELYFDL; from the coding sequence ATGTTCCAGAACGCCGACGACGCGAAGAAGTACATCGCCGACAATGACGTCAAGTTCATCGATGTCCGGTTCTGTGACCTGCCCGGTGTGATGCAGCACGTCACCGTCCCGGCGGCGACCTTCGACCCGGCCGACGAGCTTGCCTTCGACGGCTCGTCGATCCGCGGCTTCCAGGCCATCCACGAGTCCGACATGGCGCTGCGCGCGGACCTGTCGACCGCCCGTCTCGACCCCTTCCGCCGCGACAAGACCGTCAACATCAACTTCTTCATCCACGACCCGATCACCGGCGAGCAGTACAGCCGTGACCCGCGGAACGTGGCCAAGAAGGCCGAGGCGTACCTCGCCTCCACCGGCATCGCCGACACCGCGTACTTCGGCCCCGAGGCCGAGTTCTACGTCTTCGACAACGTCCGTTTCCAGACGTCGGCGAACGAGAGCTTCTACCACATCGACTCCGAGGCCGGCGCCTGGAACACCGGTGCGGTCGAGAACAACCGCGGCTACAAGGTCCGCTACAAGGGCGGTTACTTCCCGGTCCCGCCGGTCGACCACTTCGCCGACCTGCGTGCCGAGATGTCCCTGGAGCTGGAGAACAGCGGCCTCCAGATCGAGCGCCAGCACCACGAGGTCGGCACCGCCGGCCAGGCCGAGATCAACTACAAGTTCAACACGCTGCTCGCCGCGGCCGACGACCTGATGCTCTTCAAGTACATCGTGAAGAACGTCGCCTGGCGCAACGGCAAGACCGCGACGTTCATGCCGAAGCCGATCTTCGGCGACAACGGCTCGGGCATGCACGTCCACCAGTCCCTGTGGGCCGGTGGCGACCCGCTGTTCTACGACGAGCAGGGTTACGCGGGCCTCTCGGACATGGCCCGCTACTACATCGGCGGCATCCTCAAGCACGCCCCGTCGCTGCTGGCGTTCACCAACCCGACGGTGAACTCCTACCACCGCCTGGTCCCCGGCTTCGAGGCCCCGGTCAACATGGTGTACTCGCAGCGCAACCGCTCGGCCGCGATGCGCATCCCGATCACGGGCTCCAACCCGAAGGCCAAGCGCGTCGAGTTCCGCGCCCCGGACCCGTCGTCCAACCCGTACCTGGCCTTCTCCGCGCTGCTGATGGCGGGCCTCGACGGCATCAAGAACAAGATCGAGCCCGCCGAGCCGATCGACAAGGACCTCTACGAGCTGGCTCCCGAGGAGCACGCCAACGTCCAGCAGGTCCCGACCTCCCTCCCGGCCGTCCTGGACGCGCTGGAGGCGGACAACGAGTACCTCCAGGCCGGCGGCGTCTTCACGTCCGACCTGATCGAGACCTGGATCGACTACAAGCGCACCAACGAGATCGCCCCGATCCAGCTGCGCCCGCACCCCCACGAGTTCGAGCTGTACTTTGATCTGTAA